One Ogataea parapolymorpha DL-1 chromosome VI, whole genome shotgun sequence DNA window includes the following coding sequences:
- a CDS encoding 1,3-beta-glucan synthase component GSC2, which produces MQQQQYQSNWGYYPNQFSAPEPAAEEPKTLPPISDDPYYSWTSDDEAPITKDQIYDIFMELKNTFGFQRSSALNMYDHLMIQLDSKASRMPAPHALLLLHADYIGGENANYRKWYLSAMVDDDSELSNDVDIKMLKKNKKKKGKPEKSDNSNDLSEPSFHPSKKTDVIEYRWKKRLYDCTPSQMVEHIALYLLIWGEANNMRFCPECLCFIYKCSFDYYQHIKQDESARVVYEEGDYLTRVINPLYNYLRDQQYKLIDGAFVRREKDHHQIIGYDDMNQLFWYSKNLQRMITTDGTKLMDLPKHERYKKLGNIKWKKAFYKTYKERRTWWHLATNFSRIWIIHVSVFWYYSSFNSPTLYTHNYIQLLNNQPTPQARFSIMALGGTISCLIQIIATIAEWAFVPRLWPGAKHLFRRLVLLMIITAINLGPSVFILGMIPLNTVSRLAYILSIVQLVISILTTLWFAVQPLGSLFEFSLNKRAKGYDASKVFTSSFPKLSSRGSVLSIMLWILVFSAKFVESYFFLTLSLRDPIRNLSIIDYSRCHGEAYFGTILCRNQGKFVLTLMILTDLVLFFLDTYLWYIIWNCAFSLSLSFFSGISILSPWRNVFSRLPQRIYSKLLSTADMEVKFKPSTLASQVWNAIVISLYREHLLSVDHVHRLIYDQIPDEADGKTALRTPSFFLFQDDSTTTLQDFFVPNSEAERRISFFAQSLSTPIPEPIPVEAMPTFTVLIPHYSEKILLGLKEIIKEDPSSKISLLEYLKHMLPHEWDYFVRDTKIISYSEGEKMPGATVKSEKDFIENKISDLPLYCIGYKSSAPEYVLRTRIWATLRSQTLYRTVSGFMNYRKAIKLLHKVENPEMIEMFGGSSNAEEYLNSIADRKFRLLVSMQRYQKFTEQEKSDVKVLLNAYPEVYIASLEQEVPEGASEADIKFYSVLYQSDDKKNGELKQIYKIQLSGNPILGDGKSDNQNHCLVFYRGEYIQVIDANQDNYLEECLKIRSVLSEFEEMDYDTTNPYIPSVPNTGNAPVAIIGAREYIFSENTGVLGDVAAAKEQTFGTLFARTLAAIGGKLHYGHPDFLNAVFMTTRGGISKAQKRLHLNEDIYAGMNAVTRGGRIKHCDYYQCGKGRDLGFGTILNFTSKIGGGMGEQMLSREYYYLGTSLPLDRFLSFYYAHPGFHINNLFIMLSLQLFLLVMVNLGSMNHESIACIYDKDVPITDLQIPVGCQNLQPVLDWVTRYVLSIFICFFISFVPLVFHELSERGAWKAFSRLFFHFLSLSPLFEVFVCQVYSNSLKNDIVFGGARYISTGRGFAIVRIPFTRLYSTYAISSIYSGTRLFLILLFGTVTMWQPAILWFWITLVSLCLSPFIFNPHQFAWTDFFLDYRDFIRWLSRGNSKWHKNSWIGFTRFSRSKFTGFKRKIMGTNLEQAKYVPVNIHRAPFGNTFFAEVIVPLFQTVCIFMAYTFINAQTGVKDPRPVNSVLRLAIMVFAPLVMNLSILVAIFPLSCFAGPILSICCKKAPNVLAALAHGSAVISHIIVMEVIWFLEGWNFCRFLCAFTCSLYVQRVIFQAVKLMLLTREIKEDYTNRAWWSGKWIGSDLGWYAITQPMRELIVKTVEMSLFAADFAIGHLILIVFTPLLFVPYIDHWHSCMLMWLSPSRYLRGPIYTTTQRKVRAREATKYAFLFFFIILLFAAIVVIPVLVDLTLSDSIAEYVPEDFYGLIQPNRQDNNDTGDKAPSTVLRSKPGVETFSTYWI; this is translated from the coding sequence AtgcaacaacagcagtACCAGTCCAATTGGGGATACTATCCAAATCAATTTAGTGCACCAGAACCAGCGGCTGAAGAACCTAAAACGCTGCCCCCTATCAGCGATGATCCCTATTACTCGTGGACAAGCGATGACGAGGCTCCCATCACCAAAGACCAAATTTATGACATATTCATGGAATTGAAGAATACGTTTGGGTTTCAGCGTAGCTCTGCGCTTAATATGTACGATCATTTGATGATCCAGTTGGATTCGAAAGCCAGTAGAATGCCAGCTCCTCATGCCTTGTTGCTATTACATGCAGATTACATCGGTGGAGAAAATGCAAACTACCGTAAATGGTACTTAAGTGCCATGGTGGACGATGATTCCGAGCTCAGCAATGACGTTGATATCAAAatgctgaagaaaaacaagaagaaaaagggAAAGCCTGAAAAGTCAGATAACTCAAATGATTTATCGGAGCCCTCTTTCCACCCCAGCAAGAAAACCGATGTCATTGAATATAGATGGAAGAAAAGACTGTACGACTGCACCCCAAGCCAGATGGTTGAACACATAGCCCTTTACTTGCTCATATGGGGAGAAGCTAATAATATGAGATTTTGCCCAGAATGTCTTTGCTTCATATACAAGTGCTCGTTCGACTATTATCAGCATATCAAGCAAGACGAGTCAGCAAGGGTGGTTTATGAGGAGGGAGATTATTTGACACGGGTAATCAACCCATTATACAACTACCTCAGAGACCAACAATACAAGTTGATTGACGGAGCTTTCGTGagacgagaaaaagacCACCATCAAATTATCGGTTATGACGACATGaaccagcttttctggTACAGTAAAAACCTTCAGCGAATGATCACGACAGATGGCACAAAACTGATGGATTTGCCAAAGCACGAACGATACAAGAAGCTTGGAAACATCAAATGGAAGAAAGCATTTTACAAAACGTACAAGGAAAGAAGAACTTGGTGGCATTTAGCTACCAATTTTAGCAGAATTTGGATAATCCatgtttctgttttttggtACTACTCCAGTTTCAATTCTCCGACCCTTTACACACACAATTATATTCAGCTACTGAATAATCAACCCACCCCGCAAGCAAGATTCTCTATCATGGCACTTGGAGGTACCATCTCCTGTCTGATTCAGATTATTGCCACCATTGCGGAGTGGGCATTTGTCCCAAGGCTTTGGCCCGGTGCAAAACATCTTTTCAGAAGGCTAGTACTTCTGATGATCATCACAGCTATAAACCTTGGACCATCAGTTTTCATCCTTGGAATGATTCCCCTTAACACGGTTTCCAGACTAGCATACATTCTATCCATTGTACAACTGGTGATATCTATCCTCACCACCCTATGGTTCGCCGTTCAGCCTTTGGGCAGTCTTTTCGAATTTTCTTTGAACAAAAGAGCCAAAGGTTACGATGCTTCCAAAGTCTTTACTTCTTCATTTCCCAAACTAAGTTCTAGAGGCTCAGTCTTGTCTATCATGCTTTGGATACTAGTTTTCAGTGCCAAGTTTGTCGAATCatatttcttcttgacctTATCCCTTAGAGATCCAATTCGAAATTTGTCTATTATAGATTACAGTCGATGCCACGGAGAAGCTTATTTTGGAACAATACTTTGCCGTAATCAGGGAAAGTTTGTTTTAACACTGATGATATTGACAGATTTGgtgctcttcttcctcgaTACTTACCTTTGGTATATTATTTGGAATTGTGCGTTCTCTCTCTCTTTGTCATTCTTCAGTGGAATATCGATCCTGTCACCTTGGAGGAATGTGTTCAGCAGGCTACCTCAAAGGATCTATTCAAAGCTATTATCAACGGCAGACATGGAAGTGAAATTCAAACCCAGCACTCTTGCATCGCAGGTGTGGAACGCAATTGTGATTTCTCTTTATCGCGAACATCTGTTATCGGTAGACCATGTGCATCGTCTCATCTACGACCAAATACCGGATGAGGCAGACGGAAAGACTGCATTAAGAACGCCCTCCTTTTTTTTATTCCAGGATGATAGTACGACCACTTTGCAAGATTTCTTTGTGCCAAACTCGGAggcagaaagaagaatatCATTTTTTGCTCAATCTCTATCAACACCTATTCCTGAACCAATTCCAGTTGAGGCAATGCCCACATTTACGGTTCTCATACCGCATTATTCAGAGAAAATACTTCTAGGTTTGAAAGAAATAATCAAGGAGGATCcaagctcgaaaatatcCCTTCTTGAGTATTTGAAGCATATGCTTCCTCACGAATGGGATTATTTTGTGCGTGATACCAAAATCATATCCTACAGTGAGGGTGAAAAGATGCCAGGTGCAACTGTCAAATCAGAGAAAGACTTCATCGAGAATAAAATTAGTGATCTGCCGCTCTACTGCATTGGGTACAAATCATCGGCTCCCGAATACGTCCTAAGAACGAGAATTTGGGCTACATTGAGATCCCAGACATTGTATCGTACAGTTTCAGGATTCATGAACTACCGAAAGGCCATAAAGCTGTTGCACAAAGTGGAAAATCCTGAAATGATTGAGATGTTTGGAGGAAGCTCAAATGCTGAAGAGTATCTGAATAGTATAGCAGACCGCAAATTCAGACTTTTAGTGTCTATGCAAAGGTACCAAAAGTTTACGGAACAAGAGAAGAGTGACGTTAAAGTGTTATTGAATGCCTATCCAGAAGTTTATATTGCCAGTTTAGAGCAGGAAGTTCCTGAAGGAGCGTCAGAAGCCGACATCAAGTTCTATTCTGTTTTATATCAGTCAGATGATAAGAAGAATGGTGAGCTCAAACAAATTtacaagatccagctcTCGGGTAACCCTATCCTTGGGGACGGAAAGTCGGACAACCAGAATCATTGCCTGGTTTTCTACAGGGGTGAATACATCCAGGTCATTGACGCAAACCAAGACAATTATTTAGAAGAGTGTTTGAAAATTAGATCTGTACTGTCtgagtttgaggagatggaTTACGACACAACAAACCCATACATCCCATCTGTTCCAAATACAGGAAACGCCCCTGTCGCCATCATAGGAGCAAGGGAATACATATTCTCGGAGAATACCGGTGTCCTGGGTGATGTGGCTGCTGCAAAAGAGCAAACTTTTGGTACTCTGTTCGCACGTACACTGGCTGCAATTGGGGGTAAACTTCATTATGGGCATCCTGACTTCTTAAATGCAGTCTTCATGACAACCAGAGGAGGAATTTCCAAAGCACAGAAAAGACTTCATCTGAATGAAGATATATATGCTGGAATGAACGCAGTGACGCGTGGAGGCAGAATCAAGCATTGTGACTATTACCAATGTGGAAAAGGCAGAGATCTTGGATTTGGCACCATCCTCAACTTTACATCCAAGATTGGTGGAGGAATGGGCGAGCAAATGCTTTCCAGAGAATATTATTACTTGGGAACGTCTTTACCACTTGACAGATTTTTGTCATTCTATTATGCTCATCCAGGATTCCACATCAATAACTTATTTATTATGCTTTCACTTCAATTATTCCTTTTGGTGATGGTCAATTTGGGATCGATGAATCACGAGTCAATTGCATGCATATACGATAAAGATGTGCCAATCACAGATCTCCAGATACCGGTAGGCTGTCAAAACTTGCAACCGGTGCTTGACTGGGTGACCAGATATGTTCTGTCTATTTTCATTTGTTTCTTCATTTCGTTCGTTCCTTTGGTTTTCCACGAGCTATCGGAAAGAGGAGCTTGGAAAGCATTCAGTCGACTGTTTTTCCACTTCCTTTCGCTCTCACCCCTGtttgaggtttttgttTGCCAGGTGTATTCTAACTCCCTGAAAAACGACATTGTTTTTGGTGGGGCCAGGTATATTTCAACAGGTAGAGGATTTGCCATAGTGAGGATCCCATTTACAAGGCTATACTCAACGTATGCAATAAGTTCGATCTATTCAGGTACCAGACTTTTCTTGATTCTGTTATTCGGAACCGTGACGATGTGGCAGCCAGCAATTTTgtggttctggatcacTTTGGTTTCCTTGTGTCTGTCACCATTTATTTTTAACCCTCATCAATTTGCTTGGACCGACTTTTTCTTGGATTATCGAGATTTCATCAGATGGCTCAGCAGGGGAAACTCCAAGTGGCACAAGAACTCGTGGATCGGATTTACACGTTTCTCAAGGTCCAAATTCACTGGCTTCAAGAGAAAGATAATGGGAACAAACCTGGAGCAGGCCAAATATGTGCCTGTCAATATTCACCGTGCTCCGTTCGGTAATACATTCTTCGCGGAGGTAATTGTCCCGTTATTCCAAACGGTGTGCATCTTCATGGCTTACACATTCATCAATGCGCAAACCGGTGTCAAGGATCCAAGACCAGTAAACTCGGTGCTCAGATTGGCGATTATGGTGTTTGCACCACTGGTGATGAATCTTTCAATCCTGGTTGCAATTTTCCCTCTTTCTTGCTTTGCAGGTCCAATACTAAGCATATGTTGCAAAAAGGCTCCCAATGTGCTCGCTGCGCTTGCACATGGGTCTGCTGTGATCTCGCATATTATTGTGATGGAGGTGATATGGTTTCTGGAAGGCTGGAACTTCTGCCGGTTCTTGTGTGCTTTTACCTGCTCGCTGTATGTACAGCGGGTGATATTTCAGGCTGTGAAACTCATGCTCCTCACCAGAGAGATTAAGGAAGATTACACGAACCGCGCTTGGTGGTCAGGAAAATGGATAGGCAGTGATCTGGGCTGGTATGCGATCACGCAGCCAATGCGGGAGCTGATTGTGAAGACGGTGGAAATGAGTCTTTTTGCAGCCGACTTTGCCATTGGCCATCTGATCCTGATTGTATTTACGCCGTTGCTATTTGTGCCGTACATCGACCACTGGCACTCGTGCATGCTGATGTGGCTGAGTCCATCGCGGTACTTGCGGGGCCCGATTTACACCACCACGCAGCGCAAGGTCCGTGCGCGGGAGGCGACCAAGTACGCGTTTttattcttcttcatcatccTGCTGTTTGCTGCGATTGTGGTGATTCCAGTGCTGGTGGATCTCACGCTGTCTGACTCCATTGCTGAGTATGTACCCGAGGACTTCTACGGGCTGATCCAGCCGAATCGCCAGGACAACAATGACACGGGCGACAAGGCACCCTCTACGGTTTTGCGCTCGAAGCCGGGCGTCGAGACCTTCAGTACGTACTGGATCTAG
- a CDS encoding High affinity potassium transporter has product MISRERLGNGLAVLKLAYGSVGAIYGDLGTSPLYVFSTIFSGNSNPSQEEVYGAVSCIFWLFTIVVIFKYALIVLNVGPNNNEGGQIAIYSKIARTLKFGPKGVRIPGSREYARELADNDDLLSLTRTNTNTSNYSHGDSIPNELIKSFLSKFTLAVCFLGCSLVFSDGLLTPTTSVLSAISGIAVAVPSFEDKVMPVSCGVLIILFLSQRFGSGKLSMFFSPIVTVWLICLFVNGVICVAKYHPKIMKAFNPYYAVQFLKNQGIDSFSSMMLCLTGCEAMFADVSHFGPFPIQLALCCFVYPCLIMCYFGQAAYLIEHPTSISNVFYLSIPGQNGDGYYWFMFVMATLATIIASQALILGVFSILKQLITLDCFPRLKAIYTSEKHSGQIFIPVANWVLMVCVVLTTIGFKNSNNVTAAYGLGISIDFILTTILITICMIYVYRINMIIPIVFMLGFGTLDALLIISGLRKVPSGAWFPLVMAGISFIFISFWRWCRSLKVNYDLSFKKSVDELFVSSSTVKAKKEAVVVQLNNDTSKKRDIGANDEESVASVPSIGTTGNQDDQFLEMKYYGHVVKIPRNNQVGIMYCTSSTALTNRSCLPHLFEHLIHSFNSVPRIFILIEPRVSTLPFIEEEDSYRLQRIAGIPGFYRSIVRSGFMHQTLLTKKLLRSLLLSIPEIEELQTFYGTDDVMDDSNHFTIPIVHLFEREYVSSKAYDREDLEEESRAMRIAKLPWRVLRRWLINCLFAPINGISNNSTMDFMLPQKDEEPNQEILYVGNRVTI; this is encoded by the exons ATGATTTCTAGAGAG AGGCTAGGAAATGGACTAGCTGTCCTCAAATTGGCTTATGGCTCCGTGGGAGCCATCTATGGAGATTTGGGAACGTCTCCCTTGTATGTGTTCTCGACTATTTTTAGCGGCAACAGCAATCCaagtcaagaagaagtatATGGCGCAGTGTCGTGTATCTTTTGGCTTTTCACAATAGTTGTCATCTTCAAGTATGCTTTGATAGTGCTCAATGTCGGCCCTAATAACAACGAAGGTGGACAGATTGCCATTTATTCCAAAATTGCCAGAACGCTGAAGTTTGGCCCAAAGGGTGTGAGGATTCCCGGAAGCAGAGAGTATGCCCGAGAGTTGGCTGACAATGACGATTTGCTCTCACTCACGCGAACAAACACCAACACTTCCAATTACTCTCATGGGGACTCAATACCCAACGAGCTCATTAAAAGCTTCCTGTCAAAATTCACTCTCGCCGTGTGTTTTTTGGGATGTTCCTTGGTGTTCTCAGACGGCCTTCTGACCCCAACTACGTCTGTACTGTCTGCGATCTCAGGCATTGCGGTGGCCGTGCCTTCTTTCGAGGACAAGGTGATGCCTGTTTCGTGTGGTGTTCTCATCATTCTATTTCTTTCCCAGAGATTCGGGTCTGGAAAGCTGTCCATGTTTTTCTCACCGATTGTCACTGTATGGCTGATTTGCTTATTCGTCAACGGAGTCATTTGCGTTGCCAAGTATCATCCAAAAATTATGAAAGCGTTCAATCCATACTATGCAGTGcagtttctcaaaaacCAAGGAATCGACTCCTTCAGCTCCATGATGCTTTGTCTGACTGGTTGTGAGGCGATGTTTGCCGACGTCTCGCACTTTGGACCCTTCCCCATCCAGTTGGCTTTGTGCTGTTTCGTGTACCCATGCTTGATAATGTGCTATTTTGGACAGGCAGCCTACCTCATAGAGCACCCAACCAGCATCTCAAACGTTTTCTACCTTTCGATTCCAGGCCAGAATGGAGACGGGTATTATTGGTTCATGTTCGTCATGGCCACACTCGCAACCATCATAGCTTCCCAggccttgattttgggTGTCTTTAGCATTTTGAAACAACTCATCACGCTGGATTGTTTCCCACGTCTGAAGGCCATTTACACCTCAGAAAAACACTCTGGACAAATCTTTATTCCTGTCGCCAATTGGGTTCTGATGGTCTGTGTGGTTCTAACAACCATTGGATTCAAAAATAGCAATAACGTGACTGCAGCTTACGGACTGGGAATCTCTATCGACTTCATCCTTACAACAATCTTGATCACCATCTGTATGATCTACGTCTACCGCATAAACATGATCATACCGATAGTGTTCATGTTAGGATTTGGCACCCTGGACGCCTTGCTCATCATCTCGGGCCTGCGAAAAGTCCCTAGTGGTGCCTGGTTTCCTCTGGTAATGGCCGGGATCAGTTTCATCTTTATTTCTTTCTGGCGATGGTGCAGAAGTCTCAAAGTCAACTATGACCTCAGTTTCAAAAAGTCCGTAGACGAGTTGTTTGTGAGCTCGTCTACGgtcaaggccaagaaagAGGCAGTGGTGGTTCAATTGAACAACGATACTAGTAAGAAGAGAGACATTGGGGCTAACGACGAAGAGTCTGTGGCGTCTGTTCCCTCCATCGGCACCACGGGAAACCAGGACGAccaatttctggaaatgaAATACTACGGACATGTTGTCAAAATCCCCAGAAACAATCAAGTGGGAATCATGTACTGCACTTCCTCCACCGCTCTCACCAACAGGAGCTGCCTACCGCATTTGTTTGAGCATCTAATCCACTCCTTCAATTCCGTGCCTAGGATATTCATTCTCATAGAGCCCCGTGTGAGCACGCTTCCATTCATCGAGGAAGAAGATTCATACCGTTTGCAAAGAATTGCCGGTATTCCTGGCTTCTATAGATCCATTGTCCGATCCGGATTTATGCACCAGACGTTGCTCACCAAAAAACTTTTGAGAAGCCTGCTGTTGTCCATTCCGgagattgaagagctgCAAACTTTTTACGGCACAGACGATGTGATGGACGATAGCAACCATTTCACTATTCCAATAGTTCACTTGTTTGAGAGGGAATATGTGTCGTCCAAAGCATATGATAGAGAGGACCTGGAAGAAGAGTCTAGAGCTATGCGGATTGCCAAGCTACCATGGAGAGTCTTGAGAAGATGGCTGATCAACTGCCTGTTTGCACCAATCAATGGTATTTCCAACAACAGCACGATGGACTTCATGCTACCGCaaaaggacgaggagcctAACCAGGAGATTTTGTATGTGGGAAACCGTGTCACCATCTGA
- a CDS encoding tRNA (guanine(37)-N1)-methyltransferase produces the protein MSYQGFIAPEKIVPPVYRDIKSLDRSLFSLTFDVWTVLFPEAAQMGNFIKSFKQDTVQIPRLPFLFKLSKSENKLEDYPKNPEYKAVALNHKIHSLDDIEKYLSPEARNYIQECDGKFFKHRFTLDYDFWRAEEILQSTLPENLLHEVPTSFTKTGHVAHVNLKDEYKPYDSLIGQVILDKNPYIKTVVDKQDTIDTVFRTFKMKVIAGEDNLLVKQRESDCVFTFDFSKVYWNSRLSTEHGRLVKIFNPGEAICDVMAGVGPFAVPAGKKQCIVFANDLNPESYKYLKLNVKINKVDSFVNCFNEDGRDFIKNSPKLLASYAEKHKKIEVSKPNARGTKKHKVTKVEIPRFFSHYVMNLPDSAITFVDAFVGLFSNAFPELTRTEVSSLPGYKLPVIHVHHFEKFAPTESPEPTEEELQHRIHQKLVDLLKFEIPFENLSFHYVRLVAPTKPMFCVSFTLPEEVAFAAAKK, from the coding sequence ATGAGCTACCAGGGATTTATTGCGCCAGAAAAAATTGTCCCTCCTGTATACCGTGACATAAAGTCACTTGACAGAAGTCTATTTTCATTGACCTTTGATGTCTGGACAGTTCTGTTTCCTGAGGCTGCACAAATGGGTAATTTCATTAAATCATTTAAACAGGATACTGTGCAAATCCCACGGCTGCCGTTTTTGTTCAAACTGTCTAAGTCAGAGAATAAGCTCGAAGACTATCCCAAAAATCCAGAATACAAGGCTGTTGCACTTAATCATAAAATCCACTCGCTAGACGACATAGAAAAATACCTTTCGCCCGAGGCACGAAACTATATACAAGAGTGCGATGGgaagtttttcaaacacAGGTTCACGCTCGACTACGATTTCTGGAGAGCAGAGGAAATACTCCAGAGCACTCTTCCAGAAAACCTTTTGCATGAGGTGCCGACCTCATTTACCAAGACGGGCCATGTTGCTCATGTGAATCTTAAGGATGAATACAAGCCATACGACAGCCTCATAGGACAggtgattttggacaaaaatCCATACATCAAGACTGTGGTGGACAAACAGGACACGATTGATACCGTTTTTCGGACGTTTAAAATGAAGGTCATTGCAGGCGAGGACAATTTACTGGTGAAACAAAGAGAAAGTGATTGTGTTTTCACGTTTGATTTCTCCAAGGTATACTGGAACTCGCGGCTTTCCACCGAGCACGGACGGCTAGTGAAAATCTTCAACCCGGGAGAAGCTATTTGCGACGTCATGGCCGGTGTCGGGCCTTTTGCCGTGCCCGCTGGTAAAAAGCAGTGCATAGTCTTTGCCAACGATTTAAACCCAGAAAGCTATAAATACCTCAAGCTGAATgtgaaaataaataaggTCGACAGCTTTGTCAACTGTTTCAATGAGGATGGAAGAGATTTTATCAAAAACTCTCCAAAATTGCTTGCGAGTTATGCAGAAAAACACAAGAAGATTGAAGTATCCAAGCCAAATGCGCGCGGAACAAAGAAACACAAGGTCACCAAGGTCGAAATACCACGCTTCTTCTCACACTATGTGATGAACCTGCCGGACTCTGCCATAACATTTGTTGATGCGTTCGTGGGTCTTTTTTCCAATGCTTTTCCAGAACTGACGCGCACAGAGGTGAGCAGCCTGCCAGGATACAAATTACCGGTCATCCACGTCCACCATTTTGAGAAGTTTGCACCGACCGAAAGTCCAGAACCGACTGAGGAAGAATTGCAGCACAGAATTCACCAAAAATTAGTGGACCTTCTGAAATTTGAGATTCCTTTTGAAAACCTCTCCTTCCACTACGTCAGGCTAGTGGCCCCAACCAAACCCATGTTCTGTGTCTCTTTCACTTTACCAGAAGAAGTCGCGTTCGCCGCAGCAAAGAAATAA
- a CDS encoding Glucoamylase GLU1 precursor (Glucan 1,4-alpha-glucosidase) (1,4-alpha-D-glucan glucohydrolase), whose amino-acid sequence MNFKVSLLLLAGLAPIPMSGAIPLVQEGALPLFANRSPYPTDLASYVSRLIRHSATGVASFVTAAVSTADNSPPTYLSQTVVSREAAPADDFESWLISQKDFAFKGILSNIGGYHNSTDLAGVAKGAIIASPSRSQPDYFYQWTRDSAVTIGTLIDYLDDTGFDDAEYNIPEIIEAYIVNSKKLQRLSNPSGTFESLEGLGEPKFEVNSTEFSGPWGRPQRDGPALRASTVISYLNILRKYNKELVLKDELIDEESIYHEVVKPDLSYVTRSWYKKGFDLWEEVNSVHLFTSLTQLKALKMGFQEALRFEDKTFYGNLTSSYAALRYFILIDSGFRLNSIPYLIETPELLATGERTGIDAGTIIGIIRTHTFNVDTQDDVEIPFNVDDPASLNTLVALANDMKYRYPINHKRLNLSSAFALGRYPEDIYNGVDTSEGNPWFIATASAAELIYKYIYSHYRYEKDLVIPIELRQLFESITDLKIHNQTVLPFGSQAFADTVGALKRYADAYLAIIKEHAARDGHMSEQFNRYTGFMVGARDLTWSYSSFWSACRWRAKVASITHAQR is encoded by the coding sequence ATGAACTTCAAGGTCAGTCTCCTGTTACTCGCCGGATTGGCGCCCATTCCGATGTCGGGTGCCATCCCGCTGGTTCAAGAGGGAGCCTTGCCCTTGTTTGCCAACAGATCACCTTATCCTACTGATTTGGCTTCGTACGTCTCCCGTCTGATCAGACACTCAGCGACTGGCGTGGCATCCTTTGTCACGGCAGCGGTCAGTACGGCAGATAACTCGCCCCCCACCTATCTCTCCCAGACCGTTGTTTCCAGAGAAGCCGCCCCAGCCGACGACTTCGAGTCCTGGCTAATATCACAAAAAGACTTTGCTTTTAAAGGAATTCTTTCTAACATTGGCGGATACCATAATTCAACCGATCTTGCTGGCGTTGCCAAGGGCGCAATAATAGCTTCTCCGTCCAGATCGCAGCCAGATTACTTCTATCAATGGACCAGGGACTCAGCAGTCACCATTGGCACTCTAATTGACTATCTGGACGACACTGGATTCGACGACGCAGAATACAATATTCCTGAGATTATTGAGGCTTATATTGTCAACTCCAAAAAGCTGCAGCGGCTTTCTAACCCATCAGGCACTTTTGAGAGCCTGGAGGGACTAGGAGAGCCCAAATTCGAGGTCAACTCTACAGAATTCTCCGGTCCGTGGGGAAGACCCCAAAGAGACGGGCCCGCGCTGAGAGCAAGCACGGTGATTAGCTACCTGAATATTCTCCGGAAGTACAACAAGGAGCTTGTTCTCAAGGATGAGCTTATAGATGAGGAGTCAATCTACCACGAGGTCGTCAAGCCCGACCTTTCGTACGTGACCCGCAGCTGGTACAAAAAGGGATTTGATCTTTGGGAAGAGGTTAATTCTGTGCATTTGTTCACCAGTCTTACACAGCTGAAGGCCCTGAAAATGGGTTTCCAGGAGGCCCTGCGCTTCGAAGATAAGACCTTCTACGGGAACCTGACGTCCTCGTATGCTGCGCTGAGATACTTCATTTTAATAGATTCAGGCTTCAGACTCAACTCAATTCCATACCTGATCGAGACCCCCGAGCTGCTGGCTACCGGCGAGAGAACCGGAATTGACGCGGGCACTATAATTGGGATCATCAGGACGCACACTTTCAACGTCGACACGCAAGATGACGTGGAAATTCCGTTCAACGTGGACGATCCAGCCTCACTCAACACTCTTGTTGCTCTGGCCAATGACATGAAGTACCGCTACCCCATCAACCACAAAAGACTGAACTTGAGCTCTGCGTTCGCGCTGGGCAGATACCCTGAGGACATCTACAACGGAGTTGATACTAGTGAAGGAAACCCGTGGTTCATTGCGACCGCTTCTGCCGCCGAACTAATATACAAGTACATCTATAGCCATTACAGATATGAGAAAGATCTGGTTATTCCTATTGAACTGAGACAGCTATTTGAGAGCATCACAGACCTCAAGATACACAACCAGACAGTCCTGCCGTTTGGTTCGCAAGCGTTTGCCGACACCGTGGGAGCGCTGAAAAGATATGCAGACGCATACCTAGCTATTATCAAGGAGCACGCGGCCAGAGACGGACACATGAGCGAGCAGTTCAACAGATACACCGGGTTCATGGTGGGGGCCAGGGACCTGACCTGGAGTTAcagctctttctggagTGCATGTAGATGGCGGGCAAAGGTGGCCAGCATAACACACGCACAGCGGTGA